Proteins co-encoded in one Micrococcales bacterium genomic window:
- a CDS encoding 1-deoxy-D-xylulose-5-phosphate reductoisomerase, with protein MRDLVILGSTGSIGTQALDVVARNPDRFRVVGLAAGGGDPALLAEQVQRFGVAHVAVADEAAADLLAATGATVHTGPDAASAVAGLGAHTVVNGITGAVGLRPTLAALEAGSVLALANKESLIIGGEVVTSAARPGQIVPVDSEHSALAQCLRAGRSDEVRRLLLTASGGPFRGRSRDELAGVTVAEALRHPTWDMGPVVTINSATLMNKGLEVIEAHLLFDMPLERIHVVVHPQSIVHSMVEFVDGSTIAQASPPDMRLPIALGMSWPDRVPEAAPACDWSAAATWEFFPLDDEAFPAVRLAGRAAQYGGVAPAALNAANEEAVAAFRAGRIGFIAISETVARVIDEVTSGAFLGNRVTLEDVLETDAWARRRAMSIMEEES; from the coding sequence ATGCGTGACCTCGTGATCCTCGGCAGCACCGGGTCGATCGGCACCCAGGCGCTCGACGTGGTGGCCCGCAATCCCGATCGCTTCCGGGTTGTGGGACTGGCCGCGGGTGGCGGCGACCCGGCGTTGCTGGCCGAACAGGTGCAGCGGTTCGGCGTCGCCCATGTGGCGGTCGCCGATGAAGCCGCCGCGGACCTGCTCGCCGCTACCGGCGCCACGGTTCACACCGGTCCGGATGCTGCTTCCGCGGTGGCCGGCCTGGGCGCACACACAGTGGTCAACGGGATCACCGGCGCCGTGGGGCTGCGGCCGACCCTGGCGGCGCTGGAGGCCGGCAGCGTCCTGGCCCTGGCGAACAAGGAATCGTTGATCATCGGCGGCGAGGTGGTCACCTCCGCCGCCCGCCCCGGGCAGATCGTGCCGGTCGACAGCGAGCACTCGGCCCTGGCCCAGTGCCTGCGGGCTGGGCGCAGCGACGAGGTCCGGCGGCTGCTCCTCACGGCCAGCGGCGGGCCCTTCCGGGGCCGCTCCCGCGACGAACTGGCCGGCGTCACCGTGGCGGAAGCGCTACGCCATCCGACCTGGGACATGGGTCCGGTCGTGACGATCAACTCCGCGACCCTGATGAACAAGGGACTGGAGGTGATCGAGGCCCACCTGCTGTTCGACATGCCGTTGGAGCGCATCCACGTCGTGGTGCACCCGCAGTCGATCGTGCACTCCATGGTGGAGTTCGTCGACGGCAGCACGATCGCCCAGGCCAGTCCACCGGACATGCGGCTGCCGATCGCGCTGGGGATGTCGTGGCCGGACCGCGTGCCGGAGGCGGCACCGGCGTGCGACTGGTCGGCGGCGGCCACCTGGGAGTTCTTCCCGCTGGACGACGAGGCCTTCCCGGCCGTCCGCTTGGCGGGCCGTGCTGCGCAGTACGGGGGCGTGGCACCGGCGGCCCTGAACGCCGCCAACGAAGAGGCGGTGGCAGCCTTCCGGGCCGGCCGCATCGGCTTCATCGCTATCAGCGAAACCGTCGCCCGCGTGATCGACGAGGTGACCTCTGGCGCATTCCTGGGGAACCGGGTGACACTGGAAGACGTCCTGGAAACGGATGCCTGGGCGCGGCGACGTGCCATGTCGATCATGGAGGAGGAGTCATGA
- the rlmN gene encoding 23S rRNA (adenine(2503)-C(2))-methyltransferase RlmN, whose product MTLPLVMQAPRRGKPPRHLLDLDLQERKDAVTALGGAAFRAVQLSRQVLVRHVDSVEQCTDLGPADRERLAPLLPSLLDPAKVLTCDDDATRKTLWRLHDRALVESVLMRYPKRITLCLSSQAGCGMACPFCATGQGGLQRNLSTAEILEQVRVAARDAESGVLGRPGRLSNVVFMGMGEPLANYNTVIAAVRRMVAEPPEGFGMSARGITVSTVGLAPQIRRLADEGIPVTLAVSLHAPDDELRNTLVPINTRYDVAEVLDAAWMYADRTRRRVSIEYALMKDINDQDWRADLLGDLLRGRLVHVNVIPLNPTPGSVWTASTPEREESFVARLQARGVAVTVRDTRGREIDGACGQLAATEA is encoded by the coding sequence ATGACCCTGCCGCTGGTGATGCAGGCACCACGCAGGGGCAAGCCACCCCGGCACCTGCTGGACCTCGACCTGCAGGAGCGCAAAGACGCCGTGACGGCCCTGGGCGGCGCCGCCTTCCGCGCGGTGCAACTGAGCCGGCAGGTGCTGGTGCGGCACGTGGACTCCGTGGAGCAGTGCACCGACCTCGGTCCCGCGGATCGGGAGCGCCTCGCACCGCTGCTGCCGTCGCTGCTGGACCCGGCGAAGGTCCTGACGTGTGACGACGACGCGACCCGCAAGACCCTGTGGCGCCTGCACGACCGGGCACTGGTGGAGTCGGTGCTCATGCGATACCCGAAGCGGATCACGCTGTGCCTGTCGTCGCAGGCCGGGTGTGGCATGGCCTGTCCGTTCTGCGCCACGGGCCAGGGTGGCCTGCAGCGCAACCTGAGCACCGCGGAGATCCTGGAGCAGGTCCGGGTGGCCGCCCGCGACGCCGAATCCGGCGTGCTGGGCCGGCCCGGGCGCCTGTCGAACGTGGTGTTCATGGGCATGGGAGAGCCCTTGGCCAACTACAACACGGTGATCGCGGCGGTCCGGCGGATGGTGGCCGAGCCGCCGGAAGGTTTCGGTATGAGCGCGCGCGGGATCACGGTGTCCACCGTGGGACTGGCGCCGCAGATCCGGCGGTTGGCTGACGAAGGAATACCGGTGACACTGGCCGTTTCACTGCACGCCCCGGATGACGAGTTGCGCAACACCCTGGTCCCGATCAACACCCGCTACGACGTGGCCGAGGTGCTGGACGCTGCCTGGATGTATGCGGACCGGACGCGGCGCCGGGTCAGTATCGAGTACGCCCTGATGAAGGACATCAACGACCAGGACTGGCGCGCCGACCTGCTCGGCGATCTGCTGCGCGGGCGGTTGGTCCACGTCAATGTGATCCCGCTGAACCCCACCCCCGGCAGCGTCTGGACGGCGTCCACCCCTGAGCGCGAGGAGTCCTTCGTGGCGCGGTTACAGGCCAGGGGGGTCGCGGTCACTGTGCGGGACACCCGCGGCCGTGAGATCGATGGGGCGTGCGGGCAGTTGGCAGCCACGGAGGCGTGA